The following coding sequences lie in one Pararge aegeria chromosome 25, ilParAegt1.1, whole genome shotgun sequence genomic window:
- the LOC120634898 gene encoding uncharacterized protein LOC120634898 has translation MLTLNKTIAILSVAVISGLSAERCARTKIGSEFYKRQLIATIDGYATGITIDPRTENLFFILHKRNYTKGIYLLTHGSLGIKELPVPDEIIGQCVGVDSAANTIYIGTNQGLITYDYSRTEISAERPIGDDDVRSIFIDKSDNQMYITTGANHEIFRFVNGSAAVQRYEKIPKAYSFVLDKKGNAFYEYVDGRLYFFSTDFYEPVQYKGFTRELKFILRLNNHDEAIVAVKGSLFRLTTQSILPVKIGQLGFKITGMAFDNRNNVIVSTKGKIYRYKPVDSNDPCPPDDYFMTSI, from the exons ATGCTAACGTTAAACAAAACAATTGCTATACTATCTGTGGCAGTTATAAGTGGACTCAGTGCCGAACGATGCGCTCGGACGAAAATCGGCAGCGAATTCTACAAACGTCAACTGATAGCCACTATAGACGGTTACGCCACTGGAATCACGATCGATCCCAGAACGGAGAACCTATTCTTCATCCTGCATAAACGGAATTACACAAAAG GTATCTATCTTCTAACACACGGTTCTCTGGGCATCAAAGAACTACCAGTGCCAGACGAAATAATCGGACAATGTGTCGGCGTGGATTCAGCTGCCAACACAATCTACATTGGCACTAACCAAGGATTAATCACGTACGATTATTCAAGAACAGAAATAAGCGCTGAAAGACCTATAGGGGACGATGATGTTAGAAGTATATTCATAGATAAATCAGACAACCAAATGTATATCACAACTGGTGCTAATCATGAAATATTTAGATTCGTCAACGGATCGGCTGCTGTGCAACGCTACGAGAAAATTCCCAAGGCGTATAGTTTCGTTTTGGACAAAAAAGGCAACGCTTTTTACGAATACGTCGATGGTAGATTGTACTTTTTCTCTACCGACTTCTATGAACCGGTTCAATACAAAGGGTTTACGAGGGAGCTGAAATTTATATTACGGTTAAATAATCACGACGAAGCTATAGTAGCAGTTAAAGGATCGCTGTTTAGACTGACCACTCAAAGTATTTTGCCTGTTAAAATCGGTCAGTTAGGCTTTAAAATAACTGGAATGGCTTTtgataatagaaacaacgtgaTAGTTAGTACTAAAGGTAAAATTTATAGATATAAACCGGTAGATTCAAATGACCCTTGCCCCCCGGATGATTATTTTATGACCAGTATTTAA